The following coding sequences lie in one Asterias amurensis chromosome 18, ASM3211899v1 genomic window:
- the LOC139950319 gene encoding uncharacterized protein: MKITISTVPLLLGILQVPFMVAKTAVSPDPEMTCNSCCQGPAGIPGIPGSNGNHGQGLVGSPGEVGQPGAKGDKGSDGLVGEPGAKGDTGLKGDQGVGQPGKQGPLGLPGMNGLNGERGEPGPAGQTGEAGEPGGNGDIGSDGLVGAPGAKGDHGMKGEQGVGQQGRKGLRGLSGMNGLKGERGEPGPAGQTEAGECSTRRFAFTAVRNNPFNPPFSYDPLPFEELLFSEEGTDFNVNNGTFTCNVPGVYVLMFSAYKSSSGPYLYVSMRKNGKTIVKGRVNDAGYHQVSNSAVIPLHHGDQVHLAVHGHVYSTSNHYTSFTGFLLYEI; this comes from the coding sequence ATGAAGATTACCATATCAACAGTGCCCCTTCTTCTTGGTATTTTGCAAGTTCCGTTCATGGTGGCTAAAACAGCAGTTTCACCTGATCCGGAGATGACGTGTAACTCCTGCTgccagggcccagccggtataccggGAATTCCCGGGTCAAATGGGAACCATGGACAAGGGCTTGTAGGGTCccctggtgaggtaggtcaaccTGGGGCTAAAGGAGAcaaggggtcagatggactagttggtgagccaggcgctaaaggggatacTGGACTTAAGGGAGAtcaaggagtcggtcaaccagggaaacaaggacctctaggtctgcctgggatgaatggtctgaatggggagagaggtgaacctggaccagctggacagaccggcgaagcaggtgagcccgggggaaatggagacatcgggtcagatggactggttggtgcgccaggcgctaaaggggatcatggtatgaagggagagcaaggagtcggtcaacagggcagaaagggacttcgaggtctgtctgggatgaatggtctgaagggagagagaggtgaacctggaccagctggacagactgaagcaggtgaatgtagtacgcgacggttcgccttcactgcagtgaggaATAACCCCTTCAACCCTCCATTTTCCTATGATcctctgccctttgaagagttattgttttcagaggaagggactgatttcaacgtgaataacggcacgtttacgtgtaatgtgcctggggtatacgtattgatgttctcagCCTATAAATCATCAAGTGGGCCTTACCTATATGTCAGCATGAGGAAGAACGGTAAAACCATTGTAAAAGGTCGTGTAAACGATGCAGGTTATCATCAAGTGAGCAacagtgcagtgattcccctgcaccatggagatcaagttcacttagctgtacACGGTCACGTATATAGTACATCTAACCATTACACGTCTTTCACTGGATTCCTGCTGTACGAAATCTAA